One Triticum dicoccoides isolate Atlit2015 ecotype Zavitan chromosome 5B, WEW_v2.0, whole genome shotgun sequence genomic window carries:
- the LOC119312518 gene encoding actin-depolymerizing factor 4-like → LCLCAQANASSGAGIHDDCKLRFVELKSKRMHRFITYRLENQKEVIVDQTGEREATYEDFTKTLPENDCRFAVFDFDFTTPEDVPKSRIFYIFWSPDTAKVRSKMTYASTNEKFKRTLDGIQIEMQATDPSEMSLDVIKERAH, encoded by the exons CTTTGTTTATGCGCCCAGGCAAACGCTTCATCAGGAGCTGGGATCCATGATGACTGCAAGCTGAGGTTCGTGGAGCTCAAGTCCAAGAGGATGCACCGCTTCATAACCTACAGGCTGGAGAACCAGAAGGAGGTCATTGTGGACCAAACTGGGGAGCGTGAGGCAACCTATGAGGACTTCACCAAGACCCTCCCTGAGAACGACTGCCGATTCGCAGTGTTTGACTTCGACTTCACCACCCCGGAGGATGTGCCCAAGAGCAGGATCTTCTATATCTTCTG GTCCCCGGACACGGCAAAGGTGAGGAGCAAGATGACGTACGCGAGCACCAACGAGAAGTTCAAGAGGACCCTGGACGGCATCCAGATCGAGATGCAGGCCACCGACCCCAGCGAAATGAGCCTCGACGTGATCAAGGAGCGCGCGCACTAA